In uncultured Bacteroides sp., one genomic interval encodes:
- a CDS encoding peptide MFS transporter — protein MLKGHPKGLFVLALANMGERFGYYTMLAIFVLFIQAKFGFDKDASSLIFSSFLAMVYFLPLFGGIIADRFLGYGKTIILGVIVMFAGYFLLAIPTGVDTVSKVMMFGALGLIAIGTGCFKGNLQALVGNLYDDPKYSSKRDLAFSLFYMCINIGAFFAPTAAGAVYNFFLNKAGLTYEAKIPALAHQLTNGTITPEGLESFKQLAEAQTAGASADLASFGANYIQKLSEGYNYGFAVACISLAISMFIFLAFRKYYKSADVTARDQQKADKASGKSSVEELSPAETKQRIVALCLVFAVVIFFWMAFHQNGLTLTWFARDYTNSAVTGIGRIGFGLPTMIMMIVAFYGILGLSQAKQMGAKIASAIAIVLGAGGAYAYYTGMPEIINITPEIFQQFNPFFIIILTPVAVGLFAMLNKKGMEPSAPRKIGIGMFIAALGFVLMSVGSLGLPTPDAIAATGGVSDILVSPNMLIGTYFTLTIAELFLSPMGLSFVSRVAPPKYKGLMQGGWLAATAVGNYCVSIIGHLWGLELWMLWGILVVLCVISGTFIFSIMKKLEAVAK, from the coding sequence ATGCTAAAAGGACATCCAAAAGGATTATTTGTTCTTGCCCTTGCAAACATGGGCGAGAGATTTGGTTACTACACCATGTTGGCTATCTTCGTACTCTTTATCCAGGCAAAGTTTGGTTTTGATAAAGATGCATCCAGCCTTATTTTCTCAAGCTTCCTGGCTATGGTTTATTTCCTTCCATTGTTCGGAGGTATCATTGCCGACCGTTTCCTTGGATACGGAAAAACAATTATTCTGGGCGTTATAGTAATGTTTGCAGGATATTTTTTACTGGCAATTCCTACAGGAGTCGATACAGTATCAAAAGTAATGATGTTTGGTGCCCTGGGCTTAATTGCCATTGGTACCGGTTGCTTTAAAGGTAACTTGCAGGCATTGGTAGGAAACTTGTACGACGATCCTAAATATAGCTCAAAACGCGACCTTGCGTTCAGTCTATTCTATATGTGTATCAATATCGGTGCCTTCTTTGCTCCAACAGCAGCAGGTGCGGTATACAACTTCTTCCTCAACAAAGCCGGTCTTACTTACGAAGCAAAGATCCCAGCGTTGGCACATCAGTTAACCAATGGTACCATTACCCCCGAAGGACTGGAAAGCTTCAAGCAGCTTGCCGAAGCACAGACAGCCGGTGCCAGTGCCGATCTTGCCTCTTTCGGAGCCAATTACATTCAGAAGTTGTCCGAAGGATATAACTACGGTTTTGCCGTAGCATGTATCTCTCTGGCCATATCAATGTTTATCTTCCTTGCCTTCCGTAAGTACTATAAGAGTGCCGACGTTACAGCAAGAGATCAGCAAAAGGCAGATAAAGCTTCAGGTAAGAGCAGTGTAGAAGAACTTTCACCAGCCGAAACCAAACAACGTATTGTTGCACTGTGTCTTGTGTTCGCAGTAGTAATCTTCTTCTGGATGGCCTTCCACCAGAACGGTTTAACCCTCACCTGGTTTGCCCGCGACTATACCAATAGCGCAGTAACAGGCATTGGCAGAATAGGCTTCGGCTTACCAACAATGATTATGATGATTGTTGCATTCTACGGAATCTTAGGCCTTTCTCAGGCTAAACAGATGGGAGCAAAGATAGCAAGTGCTATTGCAATAGTTTTAGGTGCAGGTGGTGCTTATGCATACTACACAGGTATGCCAGAGATAATCAACATTACTCCTGAAATCTTCCAGCAGTTCAACCCATTCTTCATCATCATTCTTACTCCGGTAGCAGTAGGCTTGTTTGCCATGTTAAATAAGAAAGGAATGGAACCATCCGCTCCACGTAAAATTGGTATCGGTATGTTCATTGCAGCCCTTGGTTTCGTATTAATGTCAGTAGGCTCATTAGGCTTACCTACCCCCGATGCCATTGCAGCAACCGGAGGTGTTAGTGATATATTGGTTTCACCAAATATGCTAATAGGAACCTACTTCACACTAACCATTGCCGAACTGTTCCTTAGCCCTATGGGATTGAGCTTCGTATCTCGTGTAGCTCCTCCAAAATACAAAGGATTGATGCAAGGAGGCTGGTTGGCAGCAACAGCCGTAGGTAACTATTGCGTATCAATCATCGGTCACTTGTGGGGACTTGAGTTATGGATGCTTTGGGGAATTCTGGTTGTGCTTTGTGTAATATCAGGTACATTCATCTTCTCAATCATGAAAAAGCTCGAAGCCGTAGCAAAATAA
- a CDS encoding gliding motility-associated C-terminal domain-containing protein — protein MNSEHSKKKDTLAANKLYIVLLCFSLSLFLLPLNGQAQEIKASPVAKQLSENGTAADGETIEPGGQFTGSAPMEVEFISNVADASSTLRYEWKFSDKADFSSILLSRYDEVVTYTFTTSGTYYIKLYITDTAMSVTYESDAFTVIISESELKVPNAFSPNGDGVNDVFKVKHKSLVKFNAVVFNRWGQELYKWNNPEEGWDGTSHGKAVKDGVYFIVVNAVGSDGIKYNHKGDINILRGFGSSATGTTGE, from the coding sequence ATGAATTCAGAACATAGTAAAAAGAAGGATACTTTAGCCGCTAACAAGCTTTATATAGTCTTGTTATGCTTTTCTTTATCTCTTTTCCTGCTTCCGTTAAACGGTCAGGCTCAAGAGATTAAGGCAAGCCCTGTAGCCAAGCAGTTGTCAGAAAATGGTACGGCTGCTGACGGCGAAACTATTGAACCAGGCGGACAATTTACCGGTTCAGCACCCATGGAAGTAGAATTTATATCCAATGTAGCAGATGCATCATCAACGTTACGATATGAGTGGAAGTTCTCTGATAAGGCAGATTTTTCTTCCATACTTTTAAGTCGTTATGATGAAGTGGTAACATATACATTTACTACTTCCGGAACATATTATATAAAGCTTTATATCACTGATACAGCGATGAGCGTAACGTACGAGTCGGATGCTTTTACAGTGATAATAAGTGAGTCGGAGTTGAAAGTACCTAACGCATTCTCGCCTAACGGAGATGGTGTGAATGATGTGTTTAAAGTAAAACATAAGTCATTGGTAAAATTCAATGCAGTTGTGTTTAACAGATGGGGACAAGAACTCTATAAATGGAATAATCCTGAAGAAGGGTGGGATGGAACATCCCATGGAAAAGCCGTGAAAGACGGAGTTTACTTCATTGTTGTAAACGCTGTAGGGTCGGATGGAATTAAGTATAATCATAAAGGAGATATAAATATTCTGCGTGGTTTCGGTAGTAGTGCTACAGGAACAACAGGAGAATAA
- a CDS encoding HU family DNA-binding protein: MSVKYSVVMRKNPSKISEPGKYYAHAQAYGEMDFDSLCEEVNGRCTVTRADVAASVEAILESMKKALAEGRIVRLGNFGSFQIGVRSNGATTEDEFASSMIRGTRISFRPGKLLTNMQKTLAYTQVAKLPVKVTNGGNEVG, encoded by the coding sequence ATGAGTGTAAAGTATTCAGTAGTTATGAGAAAGAACCCGTCTAAAATTTCGGAACCGGGAAAGTATTACGCACACGCACAAGCGTATGGTGAAATGGATTTTGATTCGCTTTGCGAAGAGGTAAACGGACGATGCACCGTAACCCGTGCCGACGTGGCAGCATCAGTGGAAGCGATTCTGGAATCGATGAAAAAGGCATTGGCCGAGGGTAGAATTGTTCGCCTGGGCAACTTTGGTAGTTTCCAGATTGGGGTGAGAAGCAACGGTGCCACTACCGAAGATGAGTTTGCATCTTCCATGATTCGCGGAACCAGAATCAGTTTCCGTCCCGGAAAGTTGCTCACCAACATGCAAAAAACGCTTGCTTATACGCAAGTGGCCAAGCTTCCGGTAAAGGTTACCAATGGTGGTAACGAGGTGGGATAG
- the uvrA gene encoding excinuclease ABC subunit UvrA, translated as MAEEKDQVSVYGARVHNLKNIDVSIPRNSLTVITGLSGSGKSSLAFDTIFAEGQRRYIETFSTYARNFLGNMERPDVDKITGLSPVISIEQKTTNKNPRSTVGTTTEVYDYLRLLYARAGEAYSYLSGEKMVKYTEEQILNLILHDYKGKKIYLLAPLVKARKGHYKELFEQIRKKGYLNIRVDGDIREIMHGMKLDRYKNHDIEVVIDKMVVGDKDDQRLKQSVATAMHLGDGLLMILDAQSLSVRHYSKRLMCPVTGLAYREPAPHNFSFNSPQGACPKCKGLGVINRIDIDKIIPDRNLSIHEGGIVPLGKHRNIMIFWQIISILERYEAKLKTPIKDLPDDAIEDILYGSDERVRLDHTLIGSSSDYFVTFEGVIKYIMMMQEKDVSATAQKWAEQFSVTTECPECKGAKLNKEALHYRIHDKNINELSSMDLSELYEWLNNVDQFLGDKQKMIATEILKEIRTRLKFLLDVGLEYLSLKRTSATLSGGESQRIRLATQIGSQLVNVLYILDEPSIGLHQRDNEKLIKSLMALRDSGNSVIVVEHDRDMMLAADYVVDMGPKAGRLGGEVVFAGTPAEMLKTNTLTSMYLNGLKRIEIPEKRREGNGLTLTLKGAKGNNLKGVDVDFPLGKLICVTGVSGSGKSSLINNTLQPILSQKFYHSLQDPLPYDSIEGLENIDKVVNVDQSPLGRTPRSNPATYTGVFSDIRSLFVGLPEAKIRGYKAGRFSFNVSGGRCEACSGNGYKTIEMNFLPDVYVPCEICHGKRYNRETLEVRFKGKSIADVLDMTISRAVEFFENVPQILNKIKVLEEVGLGYIRLGQPSTTLSGGESQRVKLATELAKRDTGKTLYILDEPTTGLHFEDIRVLMGVLNKLVDKGNTIIVIEHNLDVIKMADYIIDMGPEGGKGGGHLLCCGTPEEVAKCDKGYTTKFLKNELEYEYENK; from the coding sequence ATGGCTGAAGAAAAAGATCAGGTAAGTGTGTATGGTGCGCGTGTGCACAATTTAAAGAATATAGATGTAAGTATACCTCGTAATAGCTTAACGGTTATTACAGGACTAAGCGGAAGCGGAAAGTCTTCATTAGCATTTGATACAATCTTTGCAGAAGGACAGCGTAGATACATTGAAACGTTTTCTACCTATGCCCGAAACTTTTTAGGAAATATGGAGCGTCCGGATGTAGATAAAATCACCGGACTGAGCCCTGTTATTTCCATCGAGCAAAAAACAACCAACAAGAATCCCCGTTCTACGGTGGGAACCACTACCGAAGTGTATGATTACCTGCGTTTGCTTTATGCAAGAGCCGGAGAGGCATACTCGTACCTTTCGGGTGAGAAGATGGTGAAATATACAGAAGAGCAGATTCTTAATCTGATACTTCATGATTATAAAGGCAAAAAAATCTATTTGCTGGCACCGCTTGTAAAGGCAAGAAAAGGACATTACAAAGAACTTTTCGAGCAGATCAGGAAAAAAGGCTATCTCAATATTCGTGTTGATGGCGATATCAGAGAAATTATGCACGGCATGAAGCTCGATCGTTATAAGAATCACGATATAGAAGTGGTTATCGACAAGATGGTAGTTGGTGATAAAGACGATCAACGCCTCAAACAAAGTGTGGCCACAGCTATGCACCTAGGTGATGGATTGCTGATGATACTCGATGCACAGTCACTAAGCGTACGTCATTACAGTAAACGACTGATGTGTCCTGTTACCGGTCTGGCTTATCGCGAACCGGCTCCACATAACTTCTCATTCAATTCCCCTCAGGGAGCTTGTCCAAAGTGTAAAGGCCTTGGAGTTATCAATCGTATTGATATAGATAAGATCATTCCTGATCGAAACCTTTCAATTCACGAAGGAGGTATAGTTCCACTCGGTAAGCATAGGAATATTATGATATTCTGGCAGATTATTTCAATTCTTGAGAGATACGAAGCCAAACTGAAAACGCCAATCAAAGATCTTCCCGATGATGCCATCGAAGATATACTATACGGATCAGATGAAAGAGTAAGGCTAGACCACACTCTTATAGGCTCTTCCTCCGATTATTTTGTAACCTTCGAGGGAGTGATAAAGTACATCATGATGATGCAGGAAAAGGATGTGTCGGCTACCGCACAGAAGTGGGCCGAACAGTTCTCTGTAACTACAGAATGTCCTGAGTGTAAAGGAGCAAAGCTCAATAAAGAAGCATTGCATTACCGTATTCACGATAAGAATATCAATGAGCTTTCGTCTATGGACCTGTCCGAGCTTTATGAATGGCTCAACAACGTAGATCAGTTCCTTGGCGACAAGCAAAAGATGATTGCTACCGAGATATTAAAAGAAATACGTACCCGACTGAAATTCCTGCTCGATGTAGGTTTGGAATATCTTTCGCTTAAACGAACCTCGGCAACACTATCAGGTGGTGAGAGCCAGCGAATTCGCCTTGCTACCCAGATTGGTTCTCAGTTGGTAAATGTACTATATATCCTCGACGAGCCTAGTATCGGATTGCATCAGCGAGATAATGAGAAACTAATCAAATCATTGATGGCTTTGCGAGATTCGGGTAACTCCGTTATAGTAGTAGAGCACGACAGAGACATGATGCTTGCTGCCGATTACGTGGTAGATATGGGTCCTAAGGCCGGACGTCTGGGAGGTGAAGTTGTCTTTGCAGGAACCCCTGCCGAGATGCTTAAAACAAACACCCTGACTTCCATGTACCTCAATGGACTGAAAAGAATAGAAATACCTGAAAAGAGAAGAGAAGGCAACGGACTAACCTTAACCCTGAAAGGGGCCAAAGGTAATAACCTGAAAGGGGTAGATGTTGATTTCCCACTCGGAAAGCTCATTTGTGTAACCGGAGTATCGGGTAGTGGTAAATCGTCATTGATAAACAATACACTTCAGCCTATTCTTTCGCAGAAGTTCTATCATTCATTGCAAGACCCGTTGCCATACGATTCAATAGAAGGACTCGAAAACATAGATAAGGTGGTAAATGTAGACCAGTCTCCACTTGGAAGAACTCCCCGTTCAAATCCGGCAACTTATACCGGTGTGTTCTCGGATATTCGTTCCCTGTTTGTAGGTCTGCCCGAAGCCAAGATCAGAGGTTATAAAGCCGGACGATTCTCCTTTAATGTATCAGGCGGACGATGCGAAGCCTGCTCGGGTAACGGATATAAAACCATAGAGATGAACTTCCTGCCAGATGTATATGTGCCATGCGAAATATGCCACGGTAAGCGATACAACAGAGAAACCCTCGAGGTTCGTTTCAAAGGAAAATCCATTGCCGATGTGCTCGATATGACCATCAGTCGTGCCGTTGAATTCTTCGAAAACGTTCCGCAGATTCTTAACAAGATAAAGGTGCTCGAGGAAGTTGGCCTTGGATACATACGCCTGGGACAACCTTCAACCACCCTTTCCGGTGGAGAGAGTCAGCGTGTGAAGCTAGCCACGGAGCTTGCCAAGAGAGATACCGGCAAAACACTCTATATACTCGATGAACCAACTACCGGACTTCATTTCGAGGATATCCGCGTGTTGATGGGAGTACTTAATAAACTGGTCGATAAAGGAAACACAATCATTGTTATCGAGCACAACCTGGACGTTATCAAGATGGCCGATTACATTATTGATATGGGCCCCGAAGGCGGTAAAGGCGGCGGACATCTCCTTTGCTGTGGAACCCCCGAAGAGGTAGCCAAATGTGATAAAGGCTACACTACTAAGTTTTTGAAAAATGAATTAGAGTATGAGTACGAAAATAAATAA
- the ybaK gene encoding Cys-tRNA(Pro) deacylase, translating into MSTKINKTNAARLLDKAKIAYQLIPYEVDESDLSAVHVAAQLGENVDQVFKTLVLLGDKTGHFVCIVPGDREVNLKLAAKVSGNKSCDMIPMKELLPTTGYIRGACSPIGMKKHFPTYIHNTCMDFPYIYVSAGQRGLQLKVDPKELIKEVRAEVCILFTEE; encoded by the coding sequence ATGAGTACGAAAATAAATAAAACCAATGCAGCACGCCTGCTCGACAAAGCAAAAATAGCATACCAACTGATACCTTACGAAGTAGACGAAAGCGATTTAAGTGCCGTGCATGTGGCAGCCCAGCTAGGAGAGAACGTAGATCAGGTTTTCAAGACCCTGGTACTGCTTGGAGATAAAACCGGTCATTTTGTATGCATCGTTCCCGGAGACAGAGAAGTAAACCTAAAACTGGCTGCAAAAGTATCCGGCAATAAGAGTTGCGACATGATTCCGATGAAAGAATTGCTTCCCACAACCGGATACATCCGTGGTGCATGTTCTCCCATAGGAATGAAGAAACATTTTCCTACCTACATTCACAACACCTGTATGGATTTTCCATACATATACGTTAGTGCGGGACAGAGAGGATTGCAGTTAAAAGTCGATCCCAAGGAGCTTATTAAAGAAGTGCGTGCAGAAGTCTGCATACTTTTTACAGAAGAATAA
- a CDS encoding LysM peptidoglycan-binding domain-containing protein produces MNSLKSLYVALLFAGFSCNTVIAQESNSFFLHTIEKGQSLYSIASTYNVATVDIIKLNPGCSEKLYAGQKLRIPQNKTKKQSRQFHTIQSGETLYGLTVKYNITAEDICDINPGLSTDNFKVGQVIVLPANSTIDSEKVKATKSQPAIRPAVEPKCKDMHKVKRKETIFSISQEYSVTQEELIAANPEIKKGLKKGKFICIPYPTPKVEAKVIPSDTELFNAKKNRDKKLSTIKAAVILPFMLDTGKKAESARMVEFYEGFLMAADSLKRKGTSLDIYTYDSGNSPASINAILAKEELKGMNIIFGPLYNSQIKPLATFAKENNIKLVIPFSSKDNEVFNNPSVFQINTPQSYLYSEVYEHFMRKFTSPNIIFLDAEDKKGEKKEFINGFKHELLSNNITFKELKASHDAAVLSAALSTTKENVFIPTSGSNVTLIRLLPQLQLLARENTATSIHLFGYPEWQTYTHDHLEKFYELDTYFYSSFYTNNLLPETVKFISSYRKWYSKDMINTYPKFGMLGFDLGYFFLNALSEYGTGFEKHLSQINSFHPIQTGFNFQRVNNWGGFINKKVFFVNFSKNYELIKYDFE; encoded by the coding sequence ATGAATTCACTTAAATCACTATATGTTGCTTTGCTGTTTGCAGGCTTTTCCTGTAACACCGTAATAGCGCAGGAAAGTAATTCATTTTTTCTTCATACTATTGAAAAGGGACAAAGTCTTTATTCAATTGCCAGCACATATAACGTTGCTACAGTGGATATTATTAAGTTGAATCCCGGATGCAGCGAAAAGCTTTATGCAGGACAAAAGCTTCGTATTCCTCAGAACAAGACAAAGAAACAATCCAGACAATTTCATACAATACAAAGCGGAGAAACTCTTTATGGGCTCACTGTTAAGTATAACATAACTGCTGAGGATATTTGTGACATAAATCCGGGATTAAGTACCGATAACTTTAAAGTGGGACAAGTTATTGTATTGCCTGCTAATTCTACAATAGATAGCGAGAAGGTAAAAGCAACTAAATCTCAACCTGCTATCCGTCCGGCAGTAGAACCCAAATGCAAGGATATGCATAAGGTGAAAAGGAAAGAAACAATCTTTAGTATCAGTCAGGAATACAGCGTTACGCAGGAGGAATTGATTGCTGCTAATCCGGAAATAAAAAAAGGATTGAAAAAGGGAAAGTTTATTTGTATTCCCTATCCTACTCCTAAAGTGGAAGCAAAAGTAATTCCTAGCGATACTGAGCTATTCAACGCTAAAAAGAACAGAGATAAAAAGCTTTCTACTATAAAGGCTGCAGTGATTTTACCATTCATGCTCGATACCGGTAAGAAAGCAGAATCGGCCCGTATGGTTGAATTTTACGAAGGTTTTCTTATGGCTGCAGACAGTTTAAAGAGAAAAGGAACATCTCTGGATATCTATACTTACGACTCCGGTAATTCACCTGCCTCAATTAATGCAATTCTTGCTAAAGAGGAATTAAAAGGAATGAATATTATTTTCGGACCGTTATATAATAGCCAGATAAAGCCATTGGCTACCTTTGCTAAAGAAAACAATATAAAGCTTGTTATCCCTTTTAGCTCTAAAGATAATGAGGTGTTTAATAATCCTTCTGTATTCCAGATTAATACTCCGCAGTCTTATTTATATTCCGAAGTCTACGAGCACTTTATGCGCAAGTTTACTTCACCCAACATTATATTCCTGGATGCGGAGGACAAAAAAGGTGAAAAGAAGGAATTTATTAATGGATTCAAGCATGAGCTTTTAAGCAATAACATTACTTTTAAAGAGCTTAAGGCTTCGCATGATGCAGCTGTTTTAAGTGCAGCACTAAGCACCACGAAAGAGAATGTATTTATTCCTACTTCGGGTTCTAATGTAACCCTAATAAGGTTGCTGCCGCAATTGCAGTTGTTGGCAAGAGAGAATACTGCAACATCTATCCATTTGTTTGGTTATCCTGAATGGCAGACATATACGCATGATCATTTGGAAAAGTTCTACGAACTGGATACTTATTTTTATTCTTCGTTTTACACCAACAACCTGTTGCCTGAAACGGTTAAATTCATATCTTCATACCGGAAATGGTATAGCAAGGATATGATAAACACATACCCAAAGTTTGGAATGCTAGGATTTGATCTGGGATATTTCTTCCTGAATGCTTTATCTGAATATGGTACAGGATTCGAAAAGCATCTTTCTCAAATAAATTCTTTTCACCCTATACAAACCGGTTTTAATTTTCAACGTGTAAATAACTGGGGAGGATTTATCAATAAGAAGGTTTTCTTCGTAAATTTCTCCAAGAACTATGAACTAATTAAATATGATTTCGAATAA
- a CDS encoding N-acetylmuramoyl-L-alanine amidase, with amino-acid sequence MREINLIVIHCSATRVDRDITAQDINAAHKVRGFSSWGYHYYIRKNGKVEPMRSHDEVGAHARGYNAKSLGICYEGGLDTNGKPADTRTLSQQIALHALVSKLLKEFPGSKVVGHRDLSPDKNYNGIIDPWERIKECPSFSVLDETWE; translated from the coding sequence ATGAGAGAAATAAATTTAATAGTAATTCACTGCTCGGCAACGAGAGTGGACAGAGATATTACGGCACAGGATATTAACGCAGCTCACAAGGTAAGGGGATTCAGTTCGTGGGGTTATCACTACTACATTCGTAAAAACGGCAAAGTGGAACCAATGCGAAGTCACGATGAAGTTGGAGCGCACGCTCGCGGATACAACGCAAAGTCCCTGGGCATCTGCTACGAAGGCGGACTGGACACCAATGGCAAACCTGCAGATACTCGCACACTGTCTCAGCAAATTGCACTGCACGCCTTGGTAAGCAAGTTACTCAAAGAGTTTCCCGGCAGCAAAGTAGTAGGCCATCGGGATTTGAGTCCGGACAAGAACTATAATGGTATTATTGATCCTTGGGAAAGGATTAAGGAATGTCCCAGTTTTTCGGTGCTGGATGAAACGTGGGAATAA
- a CDS encoding porin family protein: MISNKIMNKYIISLLFAALSVPASAQLGAQRNNLSVGVNAGVNYNNVSFNPTIKQKGYMAYVGGLTARYLSEKYFAITCGTQVELNFSQRGWEEMIEENTNTYSRTMNYIEMPFLAHLGFGKEDGTQFFINMGPQVAFLLSEKENFSSDWDASNRPNDVNYQYNKVANNKIDYGIVGGAGFDINSKVGHFLLEGRYYMGLGDFFKNDNTNVNNFDKSSHNTISVRLTYLFDLTK, from the coding sequence ATGATTTCGAATAAGATCATGAATAAATACATTATATCACTACTATTTGCGGCTTTATCAGTTCCGGCATCAGCTCAGTTGGGAGCACAAAGAAATAATTTATCTGTTGGGGTCAACGCCGGTGTTAATTACAATAACGTATCATTCAATCCTACTATTAAGCAGAAAGGATATATGGCCTACGTAGGAGGATTAACAGCCCGCTATCTCTCGGAAAAATATTTTGCGATTACCTGTGGTACTCAAGTAGAGCTTAACTTCTCTCAACGTGGATGGGAAGAAATGATTGAAGAAAACACAAACACTTATAGCCGCACCATGAACTATATTGAGATGCCATTCCTTGCTCATCTGGGGTTTGGTAAAGAAGATGGTACACAATTCTTTATCAATATGGGACCGCAGGTGGCTTTCCTGTTAAGTGAAAAAGAGAACTTCAGCAGTGACTGGGATGCAAGTAACCGACCGAACGACGTTAATTACCAATATAACAAAGTGGCTAATAATAAGATTGACTATGGTATTGTTGGAGGAGCCGGTTTTGATATAAATTCAAAAGTAGGGCATTTCTTATTAGAAGGACGTTACTATATGGGATTGGGGGATTTCTTTAAGAATGATAATACAAACGTGAATAACTTCGATAAGTCATCGCACAACACCATCTCCGTAAGACTGACTTACTTATTTGATCTTACAAAATAA
- a CDS encoding FKBP-type peptidyl-prolyl cis-trans isomerase: MKKLLLLAAVLCVQGNVMDMNAQTKGTKVKQKNKTTVKQVKPEVAKTVKPVVIKNQMDSLAYTMGMAQTQGLRDYLTGKMEMDTAYFDDFIRGLKEVATSTDKKQNAYHLGILIGQQLNSQMLKGVNEELFGKETTQSISKELYLEGFIAGTMGKGGIMSVDVAQKYVQENMEKIKDGNLEQQFGANKEAGIKFLAENKTKEGVVTTASGLQYKIITKGTGEVPTAESKVKVHYKGTLLDGTEFDSSYKRNEPATFGAGQVIKGWTEALTLMPVGSKWELYIPADLAYGSRDAGPIKPFSTLIFEVELLSIEK; encoded by the coding sequence ATGAAAAAACTACTTTTACTTGCTGCCGTTCTTTGTGTGCAAGGCAATGTCATGGACATGAATGCCCAAACCAAAGGAACAAAAGTTAAACAAAAGAATAAAACTACAGTAAAACAAGTTAAACCTGAAGTTGCTAAAACAGTAAAGCCAGTTGTTATTAAGAATCAGATGGATTCCCTTGCCTACACAATGGGTATGGCACAAACACAAGGCCTGAGAGACTATCTGACCGGTAAAATGGAGATGGACACAGCTTACTTCGACGACTTTATCCGCGGTCTTAAAGAAGTAGCCACATCAACCGATAAGAAACAAAATGCCTATCATTTAGGAATCCTTATTGGTCAGCAACTCAATAGCCAAATGCTGAAAGGCGTTAACGAAGAACTGTTTGGCAAAGAAACAACACAGAGCATCAGCAAAGAGCTCTACCTTGAAGGCTTCATTGCCGGCACAATGGGTAAAGGAGGCATTATGAGCGTAGATGTAGCTCAGAAATATGTTCAGGAAAATATGGAGAAAATCAAAGACGGAAATCTTGAACAACAATTCGGTGCAAATAAAGAAGCCGGAATTAAATTCCTTGCCGAAAATAAAACCAAAGAAGGCGTAGTAACTACAGCCAGCGGTTTGCAATATAAGATTATAACCAAAGGAACAGGCGAAGTTCCTACTGCAGAGAGCAAAGTGAAAGTTCACTATAAAGGAACCCTGCTCGATGGAACAGAGTTCGACAGCTCTTACAAACGTAACGAGCCAGCTACATTCGGTGCCGGTCAGGTAATTAAAGGATGGACAGAAGCCCTTACACTTATGCCTGTTGGTTCAAAATGGGAACTTTATATCCCTGCCGACCTTGCTTACGGTTCAAGAGATGCTGGTCCTATCAAACCATTCTCAACCCTTATTTTTGAAGTAGAATTACTTAGTATCGAAAAATAA
- a CDS encoding DUF4293 domain-containing protein: MIQRIQSIYLLLVTALLTSNIFLPIASFVDSKGVTYPLTPLHVAFPEAGLNYTPWGQLALLILGALIAFASIFLYKNRKLQIRMSVFNLLIMAGFYSVVLVSVIFLKNSSKAELSPSFGLCLPLIAMILNYLAIRAIRKDDEMVRAADRIR, from the coding sequence ATGATACAACGCATTCAAAGTATTTATTTATTGCTTGTAACAGCTCTGCTGACATCAAACATCTTCTTACCGATTGCTTCTTTTGTTGATAGTAAAGGGGTGACTTATCCGCTTACTCCGTTGCATGTTGCTTTTCCTGAAGCAGGGTTAAACTATACTCCCTGGGGGCAATTGGCATTACTTATTCTGGGTGCTTTAATTGCATTTGCTTCTATCTTCTTATACAAGAACAGAAAACTTCAAATAAGAATGAGTGTTTTTAATCTGCTTATTATGGCTGGTTTTTATAGTGTAGTATTGGTATCTGTAATTTTCTTAAAGAATAGTAGTAAAGCTGAGCTTAGTCCGTCATTTGGTCTTTGCCTGCCACTAATTGCCATGATTCTTAATTATCTTGCTATACGTGCTATCCGCAAAGATGATGAGATGGTAAGAGCTGCTGATAGAATCAGATAA